GTTCTTGAACCCCACCGGACAACTCAGGCCCGAGGCGAGCTGGCGGTGGCTCTGGCTCTCCGTGGTGCGCGCCCCGATCGCACCCCACGCCACCAGGTCGCTCAGGAACTGTGGACTGAGCAGGTCGAGGAACTCGGTGCCCACCGGCAGCCCCAGCTCGACGATCTCGATGAGCAGCCGCCGCGCCCGCGCGAGCCCCTCGTTGATCGCGAAGCTGCCATCCAGGTGCGGGTCGTTGATGTAGCCCTTCCATCCGACCGTGGTGCGTGGCTTCTCGAAGTAGGTGCGCATCACGACGAGCAGCGCGTCGCCCGCATCGTCGGCCGCCTGCTTCAGGCGTCGCGCATACGCCAGCGCGGCCTCGTGGTCGTGGATGGAGCAGGGGCCCACCACCACGAGGAGCCGGTCGTCGTGTCCGTCCAGCACGGCGGCGATGCGGGTGCGTGCCTGCTCCACCAGCGCCAGCGTGAGTTCCGAGCCCGGCAACTCCTCCATCAGCAGCGCCGGCGTGATGAGGGGGCGCACCGCCTCGATCCGCGTGTCGTCGATCCGCGTGCCGTCACGGGTGCCGTGGCGTCGCCCGACTTCACGATCGTGGCGGTGGTCGTCGAGCGTGCTCATGGAGGGACCGTCATGCGGGGCGTGGCCGGTGGAACGGCAGCGGGAGTCGAACGGGATGCCGGGTCCACCGCGCCGACCTCCACGCTACAAATGTTGCCGGGGGTGGAAGGCGCGCCAGCGCGCGGTGCAGGAGCCTGACGGTGCGCCGCCGGCCAGGGGACGCCCGCACGACCGGGCCGGCCGGGCGAACAGCACCGGTGCACCATGGTCGGGAAGCGCCCGCGTCGTGTGCATCGCGGCATGACGATGCGTATCACAACGCACCACTGCACCACGCCACCTGTACCACTTCGCACCAGCGCAACACGCATCGTGCATCACGCACACACCGGCGCAGAACCGGCACACAACCTGCGAATGCCCGGGTGTTCCCGCAGTCCCCGCGATACCGAGTCGCGCACGTGTCAGGTGATCGCCGACGGGCCGGTGCAATCGAAGTGGTGACAGGGCCGGCGTCTGCATCAGCGAC
This window of the Gemmatimonadaceae bacterium genome carries:
- a CDS encoding 3-deoxy-7-phosphoheptulonate synthase — encoded protein: MSTLDDHRHDREVGRRHGTRDGTRIDDTRIEAVRPLITPALLMEELPGSELTLALVEQARTRIAAVLDGHDDRLLVVVGPCSIHDHEAALAYARRLKQAADDAGDALLVVMRTYFEKPRTTVGWKGYINDPHLDGSFAINEGLARARRLLIEIVELGLPVGTEFLDLLSPQFLSDLVAWGAIGARTTESQSHRQLASGLSCPVGFKNGTDGSVKVAADAIVAAASAHAFMGMTKMGQAAIFETRGNRDCHVILRGGSAPNYCDADVKAACAILRAAGLREQVMIDASHANSEKQHRRQLDVASDVSRRIAGGDARIMGVMLESFLEEGRQDFVPGRALAAGVSITDACLGWAQTAPVLAGLADAVRARRAG